In one window of Frigoriglobus tundricola DNA:
- the solA gene encoding N-methyl-L-tryptophan oxidase — protein sequence MAASFDVIVLGVGGMGSAACFELARRGRRVLGLEQFPLVHARGSSHGHTRIIRTAYAEHPCYVPLVRRAFGRWYELEQLTGRHLLTECACLNVGTPGSEHVEGVRASVREHVLAAEELSGDAINRRYPAFRFPADYTGVLEQAAGFLYVEECVRAHIDAATALGAEVRAEEAVRAWRAVGADVEVTTDGGTYRAAKLVVTAGAWAAKLLADIGAPLRVMRQTLHWFGGGDFMRAGRRDHFPIFIADVPGGPFYGLPAIDPSGLKVARHYNAPELPGPDDVDWISTAADAAPVAQFLTKYTSLPSLVETRAQVCMYTVTPDHHFVIDVHPRWAQVSVACGFSGHGFKFASAVGEIMADLAESGRTKHDIEMFGATRFRAHGRHAPAGGTDAL from the coding sequence ATGGCTGCGTCGTTTGACGTGATCGTGCTGGGCGTGGGCGGCATGGGCTCCGCGGCGTGCTTCGAACTCGCGCGCCGCGGGCGGCGCGTACTCGGCCTGGAGCAGTTCCCGCTCGTCCACGCGCGCGGCAGTTCGCACGGCCACACGCGCATCATTCGCACCGCATACGCCGAACACCCGTGTTACGTCCCGCTCGTGCGGCGCGCGTTCGGGCGCTGGTACGAACTGGAACAGCTCACGGGCCGGCACCTGCTCACGGAGTGCGCGTGTCTGAACGTGGGCACGCCGGGCAGTGAACACGTTGAGGGCGTGCGCGCGTCGGTGCGCGAACACGTACTCGCGGCCGAAGAGCTGTCGGGCGACGCCATCAACCGCCGGTACCCGGCCTTCCGCTTTCCGGCCGATTACACCGGAGTATTGGAGCAGGCCGCGGGCTTTCTTTACGTGGAGGAGTGCGTCCGCGCTCACATCGACGCCGCCACGGCCCTCGGCGCGGAGGTTCGCGCGGAGGAAGCCGTGCGCGCGTGGAGGGCGGTCGGTGCGGACGTGGAAGTGACCACCGATGGGGGAACGTACCGTGCCGCGAAGCTCGTCGTCACGGCCGGGGCGTGGGCGGCGAAGCTCCTCGCCGATATCGGCGCCCCGCTCCGCGTCATGCGCCAGACGTTGCACTGGTTCGGTGGCGGTGACTTCATGCGCGCCGGGCGCCGCGACCACTTCCCGATCTTTATTGCCGACGTCCCGGGCGGGCCGTTCTACGGGCTCCCCGCGATCGACCCGTCCGGGTTAAAGGTCGCCCGCCACTACAACGCGCCGGAACTGCCCGGCCCCGATGATGTGGACTGGATCTCTACGGCCGCGGACGCTGCGCCGGTCGCTCAGTTCCTCACGAAGTACACCAGTCTTCCGTCACTGGTTGAAACCCGAGCGCAGGTGTGCATGTACACCGTCACGCCGGACCACCATTTCGTGATCGACGTTCACCCGCGGTGGGCGCAGGTGAGCGTCGCGTGCGGGTTCTCGGGTCACGGGTTCAAGTTCGCGTCCGCCGTCGGCGAGATCATGGCGGACCTCGCCGAGAGCGGGAGGACGAAGCACGACATCGAAATGTTCGGCGCGACCCGCTTCCGGGCGCACGGCCGGCACGCGCCGGCTGGTGGGACCGACGCGCTCTAA
- a CDS encoding RNA ligase — MNLRLDHLLDELRSRGADILRAIDADPLLLKRPSGALVLANAGPMLFTPQEPHQLYAKGIVYRREPWELVSLPLVKIYNLGEKDVSVADLAGIAAEPGHARLHFLRKLDGTLLQRFQHEGRVYFTTRGMIEGGPSYGSFDEDAPVSWARELPAGSPAPPPASANFDFLGTARRIAATKYPALCEPRPEWEHRTLVFEFIHPETRVITNYGAREDLVLLACFDRTDFRYLTYAEVKEIAARHALAHVDEFVPPGRTIGEQIEGLLASIAGTDEEGTVITIEHGHRVVYRVKVKSPDYLRVLKLVVTCTYPRVVEMIDTHPEWRGWPDMESHLRSLGREQVPEEVLGFYREHYDAFAAYLADCERLRAWATDVAARIRAEAEAEAGTENVRLLRKCFAARAVKLPLKALAFTAFDGRLDVAAVREIARTPEEAREAVRHIV, encoded by the coding sequence ATGAACCTGCGCCTCGACCACCTGTTAGACGAACTTCGCTCCCGCGGCGCGGACATTTTGCGCGCCATCGACGCCGATCCGCTCCTACTGAAGCGGCCGTCGGGGGCGCTCGTGCTGGCGAACGCCGGACCGATGCTCTTCACCCCACAAGAACCGCACCAGCTGTACGCGAAGGGCATCGTGTACCGGCGCGAGCCGTGGGAGCTGGTGTCGCTGCCGCTCGTGAAGATTTACAACCTGGGCGAAAAGGACGTGTCGGTCGCGGACCTCGCGGGGATCGCGGCCGAGCCGGGGCACGCGCGGTTGCACTTCCTCCGGAAGCTCGACGGCACGCTGCTCCAGCGCTTCCAGCACGAGGGGCGCGTGTACTTCACCACCCGCGGCATGATCGAGGGCGGACCGTCCTACGGTTCGTTCGACGAAGATGCCCCCGTCTCCTGGGCGAGAGAACTCCCCGCGGGTTCCCCCGCGCCCCCTCCTGCTTCCGCCAACTTCGATTTCCTCGGAACCGCCCGGCGCATCGCGGCGACCAAGTACCCCGCGCTGTGCGAGCCGCGCCCGGAATGGGAGCACCGGACGCTGGTGTTCGAGTTCATTCACCCGGAAACGCGGGTCATCACCAACTACGGCGCGCGCGAGGACCTCGTGCTGCTCGCGTGCTTCGACCGGACCGACTTCCGCTATCTGACCTACGCGGAGGTGAAGGAGATCGCCGCGCGGCACGCGCTCGCGCACGTCGATGAGTTCGTCCCGCCGGGCCGCACCATCGGCGAGCAGATCGAGGGGCTTCTGGCGTCGATTGCCGGAACGGACGAGGAGGGGACGGTCATCACCATCGAACACGGCCACCGGGTCGTGTACCGGGTGAAGGTGAAGTCGCCGGACTACCTCCGCGTGCTGAAGCTGGTCGTCACCTGTACGTACCCGCGCGTGGTCGAGATGATCGACACGCACCCGGAGTGGCGCGGCTGGCCGGACATGGAATCGCACCTCCGGTCGCTCGGCCGCGAGCAGGTGCCGGAGGAGGTGCTCGGCTTCTACCGCGAACACTACGACGCGTTCGCGGCGTACCTGGCGGACTGCGAGCGGCTCCGCGCCTGGGCCACGGACGTTGCCGCCCGCATTCGGGCGGAGGCCGAAGCCGAGGCCGGCACGGAAAACGTGCGGCTGTTACGGAAGTGCTTCGCGGCGCGGGCCGTGAAACTGCCTCTGAAGGCGCTGGCGTTCACGGCGTTCGATGGCCGGTTGGACGTGGCCGCGGTCCGCGAGATTGCCCGCACCCCAGAAGAAGCCCGGGAGGCGGTGCGGCACATTGTGTGA
- a CDS encoding thioredoxin-like domain-containing protein codes for MRRAGAGLIAAVLALAGCKGTDSKSSDDRSSAGVASRNKLKDKDKDKDKDGKAAPTNLSWLDDGKLPGAGSGVPKSTGPWVSPGDPGFNAKAEAQDAIGGRVFDTYGKPARNIFIGIEEAGVAPSGPATMGIYTDNNGYFFTRGLKPGKAYDLTAKASQQNGKALVGVVQTLVPNPTLTIELRDDLPLPPGSGAPAPRGPSGAFPPLPKPSDRVGESGPPAGTPPAAQKSPTDGSYAPSAGPIKGVPPATLDGPKPAPTGGGTGALPDPDDLSLPPAPKPARPENVVEGPKDPNKAPPASIPNPNGGPPVPPVPALPPSFAPSGGGGRSAMSTTTGSTPAKFALIDSLDRTWSLDSVPPGSLVLIEFVTSTCEHSQRAVPILKDLQAKYGANGLQIAGVMCDDLPQKDRAATAAKYSRDYNLNYALFVEPGVAGTVRDRFDVQSYPHAVLLDATGKVLWKGHPGKKTELEAAIKQNLGK; via the coding sequence ATGAGGCGGGCCGGGGCCGGGTTGATCGCCGCCGTGCTGGCACTCGCCGGGTGCAAAGGCACGGACTCGAAGTCGAGCGACGATCGATCGTCCGCCGGCGTCGCCTCGCGCAACAAATTGAAAGACAAGGACAAAGATAAAGACAAAGACGGAAAGGCCGCCCCCACCAACTTGTCGTGGCTCGACGACGGCAAGCTCCCCGGTGCCGGCAGCGGGGTCCCCAAGAGCACCGGTCCCTGGGTGAGCCCGGGCGACCCCGGCTTCAACGCGAAGGCCGAAGCACAAGACGCCATCGGCGGGCGCGTGTTCGACACGTACGGCAAGCCGGCGCGGAACATCTTCATCGGCATCGAAGAGGCCGGTGTCGCACCGAGCGGGCCGGCCACGATGGGCATCTACACCGACAACAACGGGTACTTCTTCACCCGCGGGTTGAAGCCGGGCAAGGCGTATGACCTGACGGCGAAAGCGTCCCAACAGAACGGCAAGGCGCTCGTCGGCGTCGTGCAAACGTTGGTGCCGAACCCGACGCTGACGATCGAGCTGCGCGACGACCTGCCGCTGCCCCCCGGCAGCGGGGCGCCCGCGCCGCGGGGACCGAGCGGCGCCTTCCCGCCGCTCCCGAAACCGAGCGACAGGGTCGGCGAATCCGGCCCGCCCGCGGGTACCCCTCCGGCCGCGCAGAAGTCGCCGACGGACGGGTCGTACGCACCGTCCGCCGGGCCTATTAAGGGCGTTCCGCCGGCAACCCTCGACGGACCGAAGCCAGCGCCGACGGGTGGCGGAACGGGGGCACTGCCCGACCCCGACGACCTGAGCCTTCCGCCGGCTCCCAAACCGGCGAGGCCGGAGAACGTCGTCGAAGGACCGAAGGACCCGAACAAGGCGCCGCCCGCGTCGATTCCCAATCCCAATGGGGGGCCGCCCGTTCCTCCGGTGCCGGCGCTCCCGCCGTCGTTCGCGCCGTCCGGCGGAGGCGGCCGCTCCGCGATGAGCACCACAACCGGCAGCACGCCGGCCAAGTTCGCTCTGATCGACTCCCTCGACCGCACGTGGAGTCTGGATTCGGTCCCGCCCGGGTCGCTCGTCCTGATCGAATTCGTGACCTCCACCTGTGAGCACTCCCAGAGGGCCGTCCCGATCCTGAAGGATCTGCAAGCGAAGTACGGTGCCAATGGCCTGCAAATCGCTGGCGTGATGTGCGACGACCTTCCGCAGAAGGATCGGGCCGCGACGGCGGCGAAGTACAGTCGCGACTACAATCTGAACTACGCGCTGTTCGTGGAACCGGGTGTCGCGGGCACCGTCCGCGACCGGTTCGACGTGCAGAGCTACCCGCACGCGGTCCTGCTTGATGCGACGGGTAAGGTCCTGTGGAAGGGGCACCCGGGGAAAAAGACGGAACTCGAAGCCGCTATCAAGCAAAACCTGGGCAAGTGA
- the lspA gene encoding signal peptidase II, with protein MADRTYRWLLVSLAVIGLAADQTSKYGVFKWLYKDGQFSDNSRTGNDHVVVPHWFKLIAQFDPDAPLCDCGFSALQTVSAPVMPRVNHGALFGLGGSHKGLANGIFAAVSVAAALAIVVWGTRPNTARERGLMAALGLILGGTIGNLYDRLVFGGVRDFLYFCVERDGRVVFDWPVFNVADCCLVVGAGLLLVQAVFVHPTAEESAVPEPATAVPEAPKV; from the coding sequence ATGGCCGACCGCACGTACCGTTGGTTGCTCGTGTCCCTCGCGGTCATCGGCCTGGCCGCGGACCAGACGAGCAAGTATGGCGTGTTCAAGTGGCTGTACAAGGACGGACAGTTCTCCGACAACAGCCGCACCGGTAACGATCACGTCGTGGTGCCCCACTGGTTCAAGCTGATCGCTCAGTTCGACCCCGATGCCCCGCTCTGCGACTGCGGGTTCTCGGCCCTTCAGACGGTGAGCGCCCCGGTGATGCCGCGGGTGAACCACGGCGCCCTGTTCGGCCTCGGCGGGTCACACAAGGGGCTGGCGAACGGCATCTTCGCGGCGGTGAGCGTGGCGGCGGCCCTCGCCATTGTGGTCTGGGGGACGCGGCCGAACACCGCCCGCGAGCGCGGCCTGATGGCGGCGCTGGGGCTCATCCTCGGCGGAACCATCGGTAACCTCTACGACCGCCTCGTGTTCGGTGGCGTGCGCGACTTTCTGTACTTCTGCGTCGAGCGCGACGGGCGCGTCGTGTTCGATTGGCCCGTCTTCAACGTGGCCGACTGCTGCCTCGTCGTCGGCGCCGGCTTGCTGCTCGTGCAGGCGGTGTTCGTCCACCCGACGGCCGAGGAATCGGCGGTCCCGGAACCGGCAACGGCCGTCCCGGAAGCCCCGAAGGTCTGA
- a CDS encoding fused MFS/spermidine synthase, producing MLPALYAVTLFTGAALLFLVQPLIGKLLLPLVGGTPGVWNTCMVFFQIVLLGGYLYAHRSTGKLGVRKQAAFHVVLLAAVAVSFKLAMASTPNGSPVAVVPTILPDDQDSELLVFAQLGAAIGVAVGVPFFVLSTTSPLLQRWFASTGHPAAKDPYFLYAASNAGSLLGLLAYPLLIEPRLTLAHQEWVFAGGVLGYVGLVLVCALTILRKPPPVAEHEDTGPNPDRWRVARWVGLAALPSSLLLGVTTHVSTDLAPVPLLWVVPLALYLVSFILVFARWPDGVHRVVGRVTPMLILFVVITLLTHAAEPLGLVGALHMAAFFGVCLVCHGELARDRPPAEHLTAFYFWLSMGGVLGGLFNALVAPMLFTHLGMVEYPLALVLAATVRPRSGRPDAPFRFADAALVVLLLGISIGLVLLVPYAFNRMGVAAQFGADDDTIARLLRSGLMFGLPAVAAFALVRKPARYALALTALLVAGTFNSSHFGETLHMERNFFGVIRVTRSPDGKFVRLFHGTTLHGQQHADEPGPPRPMTYYHQRGPVGHLFACLPDARVKKVGVVGLGTGAVAAYAKPGQEWTFYEIDPAVVRVAEDTQYFRFLSSCRNRGAACDVVLGDARRQLIKAPDSTYDVIILDGFCSDAIPIHLLTREALRLYTAKLAPNGVIAMHVSNVHLDLPPIIARLADDHDPPLHVRVCNDTMPNDEEREDGKAASQWMLLARTEEDLRPVLTFRQLPPWTKRQVWERVPRNPDAPLWRDDFANLLAAWKKRED from the coding sequence TTGCTCCCCGCCTTGTACGCCGTCACGCTGTTCACCGGGGCAGCCCTGCTGTTCCTCGTGCAGCCGCTCATCGGCAAACTGTTGCTCCCGCTCGTCGGCGGCACGCCCGGCGTGTGGAACACCTGCATGGTGTTCTTCCAGATCGTGCTCCTCGGCGGCTACCTCTACGCGCACCGCAGCACCGGCAAGCTCGGCGTCCGGAAACAGGCCGCGTTCCACGTGGTGCTCCTCGCGGCCGTTGCGGTGTCGTTCAAACTCGCGATGGCGAGCACCCCGAACGGGTCCCCGGTCGCCGTCGTGCCGACCATCCTGCCCGACGACCAGGACTCGGAACTCCTCGTGTTCGCCCAGCTCGGCGCGGCGATCGGGGTGGCGGTCGGGGTGCCGTTCTTCGTGCTGTCCACGACCTCGCCGCTCCTCCAGCGGTGGTTCGCGTCCACCGGGCACCCGGCGGCGAAAGACCCGTACTTCCTCTACGCGGCCAGCAACGCCGGGAGCCTGCTCGGGCTGCTCGCGTACCCGCTCCTGATCGAACCGCGGCTCACGCTGGCGCACCAGGAGTGGGTGTTCGCGGGCGGCGTGCTGGGCTACGTGGGGCTGGTGCTGGTGTGCGCGCTGACCATTCTCCGGAAGCCGCCGCCCGTGGCGGAACACGAGGACACCGGCCCGAACCCGGACCGCTGGCGCGTCGCACGGTGGGTGGGGCTGGCCGCGCTCCCGTCGAGCCTGCTACTGGGCGTCACCACGCACGTGTCCACCGACCTCGCGCCGGTGCCGCTCCTGTGGGTGGTGCCGCTCGCGCTGTACCTGGTAAGCTTCATTCTGGTGTTCGCCCGGTGGCCCGACGGCGTTCACCGGGTCGTCGGCCGCGTCACGCCCATGCTGATCCTGTTCGTCGTCATCACGCTCCTGACCCACGCCGCCGAACCCCTGGGCCTGGTCGGGGCGCTGCACATGGCGGCGTTCTTCGGCGTGTGCCTGGTGTGTCACGGCGAACTGGCCCGGGACCGGCCGCCCGCGGAGCACCTGACCGCGTTCTACTTCTGGCTGTCGATGGGCGGGGTCCTCGGCGGCCTGTTCAACGCGCTGGTCGCGCCGATGCTGTTCACGCACCTCGGCATGGTCGAGTACCCGCTCGCGCTGGTCCTCGCGGCCACCGTCCGGCCCCGGAGCGGAAGACCCGACGCGCCGTTCCGCTTCGCGGACGCCGCGCTCGTGGTGCTGCTCCTCGGCATTTCGATCGGGCTCGTGTTGCTGGTCCCGTACGCGTTCAACCGCATGGGGGTGGCGGCCCAATTCGGCGCGGACGACGACACGATCGCGCGGCTCTTGCGCAGCGGGCTCATGTTCGGCCTGCCGGCGGTGGCCGCGTTCGCGCTGGTCCGCAAGCCGGCCCGGTACGCGCTCGCGCTGACGGCGCTCCTGGTGGCCGGCACGTTCAACAGCAGCCACTTCGGGGAGACGCTCCACATGGAGCGCAACTTCTTCGGGGTGATCCGCGTGACCCGCTCGCCGGACGGGAAGTTCGTCCGGCTCTTTCACGGCACCACGCTCCACGGCCAGCAGCACGCCGACGAACCCGGGCCGCCGCGGCCCATGACGTACTACCACCAGCGGGGACCGGTCGGGCACCTGTTCGCGTGCCTGCCGGACGCGCGGGTCAAGAAGGTCGGTGTGGTCGGACTGGGAACCGGAGCGGTAGCGGCGTACGCGAAGCCCGGCCAGGAATGGACCTTTTACGAGATCGACCCGGCCGTCGTCCGCGTGGCCGAGGACACGCAGTACTTCCGCTTCCTGTCCAGTTGCCGCAACCGCGGGGCCGCGTGCGACGTCGTTCTCGGCGACGCCCGCCGGCAACTGATCAAAGCCCCCGACAGTACCTACGACGTCATCATCCTCGACGGGTTCTGCTCCGACGCCATTCCCATTCACCTGCTCACCCGCGAAGCGCTCCGCCTCTACACAGCGAAACTGGCCCCGAACGGGGTGATCGCCATGCACGTCTCGAACGTCCACCTCGATCTGCCGCCCATTATTGCCCGGTTGGCCGATGACCACGATCCGCCGCTCCACGTCCGCGTCTGCAACGACACCATGCCGAACGACGAGGAGCGGGAAGACGGCAAGGCCGCGTCGCAGTGGATGCTGCTGGCGCGAACCGAGGAGGACCTGCGGCCGGTGCTGACGTTCCGACAGTTGCCCCCCTGGACCAAGCGACAGGTCTGGGAGCGGGTGCCGCGGAACCCGGACGCCCCGCTGTGGCGCGACGACTTCGCGAACCTGCTGGCGGCGTGGAAGAAGCGCGAGGATTAG
- a CDS encoding metallophosphoesterase family protein, translating into MRIGVVSDTHDRQEAVAEAVRLLMEQHVELILHCGDIESPDTVRVFKPIPTHFVFGNWDKDKLKLAAAIKEVGGTHYDSFGFLTLADKRVAWVHSHERHQLRQLENADYFDYVFYGHTHVREQHRTGRTLVANPGALFRANPKTCIVLDLVTGEIKPIIVPGKPPGHATPHAPTAALDEGVGSIVMPPGAGLPTLPTPGTLPAAPDTSPPAPPG; encoded by the coding sequence ATGCGGATCGGGGTTGTCAGCGACACCCACGACCGCCAGGAGGCGGTCGCGGAAGCCGTTCGCCTCCTGATGGAGCAGCACGTCGAGCTGATCCTGCACTGCGGCGACATCGAATCGCCGGACACGGTGCGGGTATTTAAGCCCATTCCCACACACTTCGTGTTCGGCAACTGGGACAAGGACAAGCTGAAGCTGGCGGCCGCGATCAAGGAGGTCGGCGGTACGCACTACGACTCGTTCGGCTTCCTGACGCTGGCCGACAAGCGGGTCGCCTGGGTCCACAGCCACGAGCGGCACCAGTTGCGGCAGTTGGAGAACGCCGACTACTTCGACTACGTGTTCTACGGGCACACGCACGTCCGCGAGCAGCACCGCACCGGGCGCACGCTCGTCGCCAACCCCGGCGCGCTGTTCCGGGCGAACCCGAAGACGTGCATCGTCCTCGACCTCGTCACCGGCGAGATCAAACCGATCATCGTCCCGGGGAAGCCGCCGGGCCACGCGACCCCGCACGCGCCGACCGCCGCGCTCGACGAGGGGGTCGGCTCCATCGTCATGCCCCCGGGCGCCGGCCTGCCCACGCTCCCCACGCCCGGCACGCTGCCCGCCGCGCCCGACACGTCTCCCCCCGCTCCGCCGGGGTGA